In a single window of the Cydia strobilella chromosome 13, ilCydStro3.1, whole genome shotgun sequence genome:
- the LOC134746609 gene encoding calcyclin-binding protein, with the protein MSAKITELKSDIEELNELLKQAKRKKVQDVLSLEIRKLETELISLKDKEEGQRAAAAAADSAPTTSNAPAGSQKRYQIKLNGYGWDQSEKYVKVFVTLKNVQNVPKEQVYCKLTEQSMELHVDNLENKDYVLVINKLLEPIVVEDSHWKQKTDMVVIFLAKAHPNVKWSHMTSLEKKADDQHKNRFKTDDMMDKKDPQDSIMSLMKNMYETGDDEMKRMISKAWYEGQQKKKTGIDSMEL; encoded by the exons TTGAAAAGTGACATCGAAGAGCTAAATGAATTACTGAAGCAAGCAAAACGCAAAAAAGTACAAGATGTACTGTCGCTCGAGATCCGGAAACTGGAAACTGAGTTGATCAGCTTGAAAGATAAAGAAGAGGGCCAAAGAGCAGCTGCGGCAGCTGCTGATTCTGCCCCTACCACTTCTAACGCACCGGCTGGTTCACAAAAACGTTATCAGATTAAATTAAATGGATATG GTTGGGATCAGTCTGAAAAGTATGTCAAAGTATTTGTGACCTTGAAAAATGTCCAGAATGTCCCGAAAGAGCAGGTGTACTGCAAGCTGACGGAACAGTCCATGGAGCTGCATGTGGACAACCTGGAGAACAAGGACTACGTGCTTGTGATCAACAAGCTGCTGGAGCCTATTGTTGTGGAAGACAGCCATTGGAAACAGAAAACAg ACATGGTGGTGATCTTCCTTGCAAAGGCTCATCCAAATGTAAAATGGTCACACATGACCAGTCTGGAGAAGAAAGCTGACGACCAACACAAGAACCGGTTCAAGACTGATGACATGATGGACAAGAAGGATCCACAGGATTCCATCATGAGTTTGATGAAAAACAT gTACGAAACTGGCGATGATGAAATGAAGAGAATGATTTCCAAAGCTTGGTATGAAGGACAGCagaagaaaaagacgggtaTAGATTCAATGGAACTGTAG
- the LOC134746608 gene encoding trichohyalin-like codes for MHNGCLLLLAFVAVFQPIASYTERGLVNGRQERCDYRSSVRDPELNFHGSYRFNKPAVEDRCLNQRDDIRKLRRNEVKEETLRIASSSDRRLADTVERERFTLTRLSSDRIGNDAVLHREIHKTLPVSSHRDERKQETRRERLSTAQESHQARFSGRRENSRLSVDENRSQRIDNKRFNERASVASRRDIRENRINADTKRVREHREVRSHTNRARDNGASSLIDHRIAKEAVQKMDTRRSVSRIQQGRNADREILNRRSSREIRSSSTSGDKVNRASANEGSRFVVEQRQRESQIRLTVERRNIRDSASRRVLANRISENRRNTQRAQSADTRRETRDTENEARLARAVQSVDDRVTRKDLSGSRTFKREITAENRRNARSMAASLERSAYRMESRREFLKRVLENRNDNRNIETAPRQNINNIRAAETRKAIRNAERDFRVFKSNAKRTVETCVYDRKPSSEHRMARIMTRERSQENRRFTRNVPSQTIRTERVDEDRQEALNVGIRAFRTERSDDSGRDARNFEVRAFRNERAVRSQRDSRSVGTRSSRTERSEFRTERTDESRRDARTVKVPAIRRERTEERRRDARSIGVRSFRTERFEQSRRDSRNVISQLFSDERTDEVRRHAINFELRAFRTECTDGRRRDARILEARSFRSERTDESRRDARELGIRAFRSEQRNSRSADIRADARSNRVLVFRPERTDKGRRDNRVIESATYRRDTQGIERQIRSLDRTTDYRRDSQNNNRDARIQERALESRRMVRNIVSRAKDERANNRRATRSLERDIRSMGRQRSMESRLNRDRRSEEKRRGSDRAIERLDKRDSLESRRIFTFQRESRRDTQRTLDRDNLARGHMEAESRNSFDIEFARKRELQGMFRNPTQTENETTMMNWQYIFYTLQGLYICGLLIQLNKGRVEKKTRVSWWPAPQHLIKVD; via the exons ATGCATAACGGGTGTCTACTGCTTCTTGCCTTTGTCGCGGTATTCCAGCCGATTGCTTCGTACACTGAGCGCGGCCTCGTTAATGGAAGGCAGGAACGCTGCGACTATCGGTCATCGGTGCGCGATCCGGAACTCAACTTTCATGGAAGTTACCGCTTTAACAAACCTGCCGTGGAAGATCGCTGCCTAAACCAGAGGGACGATATTCGTAAGCTTCGCCGTAATGAAGTGAAGGAAGAAACTCTTCGCATCGCTTCATCGTCAGACAGGCGACTTGCTGATACCGTGGAAAGGGAGAGGTTTACGTTGACAAGGCTTTCTAGCGATCGCATCGGTAACGACGCCGTCCTGCACCGCGAAATTCACAAAACACTTCCCGTTTCCAGTCACCGTGACGAACGGAAGCAAGAAACCCGACGTGAGCGCCTTTCAACAGCGCAGGAATCCCACCAAGCTCGCTTCTCTGGCCGCCGAGAGAACAGCAGATTGTCTGTAGATGAAAACCGTTCTCAAAGAATCGATAACAAGCGCTTCAATGAAAGGGCTTCAGTGGCATCTCGACGAGATATCCGAGAAAATCGAATCAATGCAGACACGAAACGAGTTCGAGAACATCGGGAAGTACGTTCTCATACCAACCGAGCGAGAGATAATGGAGCAAGCAGTTTGATAGACCATCGTATTGCGAAAGAGGCTGTTCAAAAGATGGACACACGGCGTTCTGTGTCCAGAATTCAACAGGGCCGCAATGCGGACCGTGAAATTCTTAACCGACGCTCCAGCAGGGAAATAAGAAGCTCGTCAACCTCGGGTGATAAAGTAAATCGAGCTAGTGCCAATGAGGGGTCGCGATTCGTCGTCGAACAAAGGCAGCGTGAATCTCAAATCCGACTAACAGTTGAACGAAGAAATATCCGAGATTCTGCCAGCCGCAGAGTTCTAGCTAATCGTATCTCTGAAAATCGCAGAAACACTCAACGAGCTCAATCTGCCGACACCCGAAGAGAAACCCGAGATACCGAAAACGAAGCTAGACTGGCGAGAGCAGTACAATCCGTAGATGATCGTGTTACCCGAAAGGATCTTAGTGGGTCCAGGACATTTAAGCGTGAAATTACTGCAGAAAACCGAAGGAATGCTCGAAGCATGGCAGCATCACTAGAACGAAGCGCATATCGAATGGAGTCCAGAAGAGAGTTTTTAAAGCGAGTTTTAGAAAACCGAAATGACAACCGTAATATTGAAACAGCACCTCGACAAAACATTAATAATATTCGTGCAGCGGAAACACGGAAGGCAATCCGTAATGCCGAAAGGGATTTCCGTGTATTTAAGTCAAATGCCAAACGCACTGTAGAAACCTGCGTTTATGATCGAAAACCGTCGAGTGAACACCGAATGGCTCGAATAATGACAAGGGAGCGATCACAGGAAAATCGACGGTTTACTCGCAATGTTCCATCCCAAACTATCAGAACTGAACGCGTTGACGAAGACCGACAAGAAGCTCTTAACGTTGGAATCCGCGCTTTTAGAACTGAGCGATCTGACGATAGCGGACGGGACGCTCGAAATTTTGAGGTCCGAGCATTCCGAAATGAACGCGCTGTTAGAAGCCAGCGAGATTCTCGCTCCGTTGGAACACGATCGTCCAGAACTGAACGCTCTGAATTCAGGACTGAGCGCACTGACGAGAGTCGACGTGATGCTCGCACGGTTAAAGTCCCAGCCATACGGAGAGAACGCACTGAAGAAAGACGGAGAGATGCACGCAGTATTGGAGTCCGATCATTCAGGACAGAAAGGTTTGAGCAAAGTAGACGAGATTCTCGAAATGTTATTTCCCAGCTATTCAGTGACGAACGAACTGACGAAGTCCGTCGACATGCTATCAATTTTGAACTGCGAGCATTCAGGACAGAATGCACTGACGGACGCCGACGTGATGCTCGCATTCTTGAAGCACGATCATTCAGGTCTGAGCGCACGGACGAAAGTCGACGTGATGCTCGTGAACTTGGAATACGAGCATTCAGATCAGAGCAAAGAAATAGTCGAAGCGCTGACATTCGAGCAGATGCTCGAAGTAATAGAGTCCTTGTATTTAGGCCTGAACGAACTGATAAAGGCCGTCGAGATAATCGAGTTATTGAAAGCGCTACTTATCGTCGAGACACTCAGGGTATTGAAAGGCAAATTCGTTCACTTGACCGTACCACTGATTACCGCCGGGACAGTCAAAATAATAACAGGGATGCTCGAATCCAAGAAAGGGCACTTGAAAGCCGCCGCATGGTTCGAAATATTGTATCTCGTGCTAAAGATGAACGAGCTAATAACCGAAGAGCTACTCGTAGTCTAGAAAGAGACATTCGATCAATGGGACGTCAGAGGTCTATGGAAAGCCGTTTGAACCGAGATCGCCGATCAGAAGAAAAGAGGCGTGGATCTGATCGTGCGATTGAACGTCTCGACAAACGCGACTCGCTTGAAAGCAGGCGTATTTTCACCTTTCAGCGAGAATCGCGGAGGGACACTCAAAGGACTCTTGATAGAGACAATCTTGCAAGAGGACATATGGAAGCTGAATCTCGGAATAGCTTTGACATAGAGTTTGCCAGAAAGCGAGAATTACAGGGTATGTTCAGGAACCCCACCCAAACCGAGAATGAGACAACCATGATGAATTGGCAGTACATTTTCTACACACTGCAAGGACTTTACATTTGCGGGCTGCTGATTCAGTTGAACAAAGGAAGAGTCGAAAAGAAAACCAG GGTATCTTGGTGGCCGGCGCCTCAGCATCTCATCAAAGTGGATTGA